One window from the genome of Hippoglossus hippoglossus isolate fHipHip1 chromosome 6, fHipHip1.pri, whole genome shotgun sequence encodes:
- the LOC117762755 gene encoding uncharacterized protein C11orf24-like isoform X2 — translation MSLYPLAFQLNSLVCLHLLCLLLVSSSSRLPKNVAVPAKPLTQLNTTQANCSTACDNGGVRKNVAAQETSDVQTTPLLKKLTSISEPERDQYPSSSNTQTSVGQKSNNTTAFVILPNQSAGGNNSSTTSPFNQQPVLPTHQLPLPEMDTLSQAAQSGSIATTGSAQPERNVNTAIVLVTSTDITTPTSTTTASTTLRPTATKSATTTHTSQSATIITTTACTKMTPPTSPAPVPKPNTGMPTINTITANSAITPANHNNPDTSETSVAVAEVAGAALTRQLVDKTSLFAVLLFGLLFFLVAVAVFITQAYESYRRKDYTQVDYLINGMYSDSGV, via the exons ATGTCCCTGTATCCCCTGGCATTCCAGTTGAATTCTCTGGtgtgtcttcacctcctctgcctgctgctcgtctcctcctcctcaagaCTACCCAAAAATGTTGCAGTTCCAGCCAAACCCCTGACGCagctcaacacaacacaagcaaactgCTCCACTGCAT GTGACAATGGAGGTGTTAGGAAAAATGTAGCAGCTCAGGAGACCAGTGATGTACAAACCACCCCACTACTGAAGAAATTGACCTCTATCTCAGAGCCAGAAAGGGACCAGTACCCATCTTCATCCAACACTCAAACCTCTGTCGGACAAAAATCTAATAACACTACAGCCTTCGTAATTTTACCCAACCAATCTGCAGGAGGAAACAATTCCTCCACAACCTCACCATTCAATCAGCAGCCAGTATTACCAACCCACCAGCTTCCATTACCAGAGATGGACACTCTCTCACAGGCTGCTCAGTCTGGATCCATTGCAACCACTGGCAGTGCACAGCCTGAGAGGAACGTAAACACAGCCATTGTACTTGTGACTTCTACAGACATAACAACGCCTACGTCTACTACAACAGCATCTACAACAC tgagGCCTACAGCAACAAAGTCTGCAACAACCACACATACAAGTCAGAGTGCAACTATTATTACCACAACCGCCTGTACAAAAATGACACCTCCAACATCACCGGCACCCGTTCCAAAACCAAATACTGGAATGCCCACAATTAACACCATAACTGCTAACAGTGCTATTACTCCTGCCAATCACAATAATCCTGATACCTCGGAAACAAGTGTTGCTGTGGCAGAAGTAGCAGGGGCTGCTCTGACCAGGCAGCTGGTGGATAAAACGTCTTTGTTTGCTGTCTTGCTCTTTGGCCTGCTCTTTTTCTTGGTCGCGGTGGCTGTGTTCATCACGCAGGCTTACGAGAGCTACAGGAGGAAGGACTACACCCAGGTGGATTACCTGATAAATGGCATGTACTCAGACTCTGGGGTGTGA
- the LOC117762755 gene encoding uncharacterized protein C11orf24-like isoform X1, with product MMTTCFVGAVSVERLNSLVCLHLLCLLLVSSSSRLPKNVAVPAKPLTQLNTTQANCSTACDNGGVRKNVAAQETSDVQTTPLLKKLTSISEPERDQYPSSSNTQTSVGQKSNNTTAFVILPNQSAGGNNSSTTSPFNQQPVLPTHQLPLPEMDTLSQAAQSGSIATTGSAQPERNVNTAIVLVTSTDITTPTSTTTASTTLRPTATKSATTTHTSQSATIITTTACTKMTPPTSPAPVPKPNTGMPTINTITANSAITPANHNNPDTSETSVAVAEVAGAALTRQLVDKTSLFAVLLFGLLFFLVAVAVFITQAYESYRRKDYTQVDYLINGMYSDSGV from the exons ATG atGACTACGTGCTTTGTTGGAGCTGTGTCAGTCGAAAGG TTGAATTCTCTGGtgtgtcttcacctcctctgcctgctgctcgtctcctcctcctcaagaCTACCCAAAAATGTTGCAGTTCCAGCCAAACCCCTGACGCagctcaacacaacacaagcaaactgCTCCACTGCAT GTGACAATGGAGGTGTTAGGAAAAATGTAGCAGCTCAGGAGACCAGTGATGTACAAACCACCCCACTACTGAAGAAATTGACCTCTATCTCAGAGCCAGAAAGGGACCAGTACCCATCTTCATCCAACACTCAAACCTCTGTCGGACAAAAATCTAATAACACTACAGCCTTCGTAATTTTACCCAACCAATCTGCAGGAGGAAACAATTCCTCCACAACCTCACCATTCAATCAGCAGCCAGTATTACCAACCCACCAGCTTCCATTACCAGAGATGGACACTCTCTCACAGGCTGCTCAGTCTGGATCCATTGCAACCACTGGCAGTGCACAGCCTGAGAGGAACGTAAACACAGCCATTGTACTTGTGACTTCTACAGACATAACAACGCCTACGTCTACTACAACAGCATCTACAACAC tgagGCCTACAGCAACAAAGTCTGCAACAACCACACATACAAGTCAGAGTGCAACTATTATTACCACAACCGCCTGTACAAAAATGACACCTCCAACATCACCGGCACCCGTTCCAAAACCAAATACTGGAATGCCCACAATTAACACCATAACTGCTAACAGTGCTATTACTCCTGCCAATCACAATAATCCTGATACCTCGGAAACAAGTGTTGCTGTGGCAGAAGTAGCAGGGGCTGCTCTGACCAGGCAGCTGGTGGATAAAACGTCTTTGTTTGCTGTCTTGCTCTTTGGCCTGCTCTTTTTCTTGGTCGCGGTGGCTGTGTTCATCACGCAGGCTTACGAGAGCTACAGGAGGAAGGACTACACCCAGGTGGATTACCTGATAAATGGCATGTACTCAGACTCTGGGGTGTGA